In Littorina saxatilis isolate snail1 linkage group LG8, US_GU_Lsax_2.0, whole genome shotgun sequence, a single genomic region encodes these proteins:
- the LOC138974632 gene encoding uncharacterized protein, with translation MPSRLWFCNCSVILFAALRLIKSNESCLNSKVSSDPVTVDKRLEVNFTFTISNKCGSDLNIVKVLKKTENSPLTTVCVLWHENNACIPSKGCTCNKETGEYSVTNRIGSSALDLELIAELQDERVFTKSVGILREQYPPSIESISVHTKGKYVDGPVPQNSSVTIVCTWNIGYPPSTSRPRLRDQQGKELEVNHTPQNNEIQHNMDSVQCGDAGEIVCETEDGKSSMNKTLLVKCAPEFTVAKKTLFDAALSDSLHLRFPVRSHSTYIKECELSKNTPSGRLIFNSCPSSERSFSLKGTPPNLMLHFDIINVTTEFGGNYALRLANDAGFGNSLTFMVNVINTFGEGVCKA, from the exons GCTTGAATTCCAAGGTGAGCAGTGACCCCGTCACTGTTGACAAACGGTTGGAAGTCAACTTTACATTCACCATTTCCAATAAGTGCGGAAGTGACCTGAATATTGTGAAGGTGTTGAAGAAAACAGAAAACTCACCACTCACAACTGTCTGTGTGCTTTGGCACGAAAATAATGCCTGCATTCCGTCAAAGGGGTGCACCTGCAATAAAGAAACCGGGGAATATTCTGTCACAAACCGTATTGGCAGTTCTGCATTGGATTTAGAGCTTATTGCAGAACTGCAAGACGAGAGGGTCTTCACAAAGTCGGTTGGGATACTACGTGAACAAT ATCCTCCAAGCATCGAGAGCATTTCAGTTCACACAAAAGGGAAATATGTAGACGGGCCGGTTCCTCAAAACTCTTCAGTTACCATCGTCTGCACATGGAATATTGGTTATCCACCCTCGACGTCACGTCCGCGTCTGAGGGACCAACAGGGAAAAGAGCTTGAGGTCAATCATACACCACAGAACAACGAAATCCAGCACAACATGGACAGTGTCCAGTGTGGGGATGCAGGAGAGATCGTGTGTGAAACTGAGGATGGCAAAAGCAGCATGAATAAAACCTTGCTTGTGAAAT GCGCACCAGAATTCACTGTGGCCAAGAAGACGTTATTCGATGCTGCCCTCAGTGACAGTCTTCATCTCCGTTTTCCTGTTCGCAGTCACAGTACATACATAAAAGAATGCGAGCTGTCGAAAAATACGCCCTCTGGAAGACTAATCTTCAATTCATGTCCCAG tTCTGAAAGATCCTTCAGCTTGAAAGGAACCCCTCCAAACTTGATGTTACACTTCGACATCATAAACGTGACAACAGAGTTTGGTGGAAACTATGCACTTCGCTTGGCTAATGATGCTGGATTCGGCAATTCTTTGACTTTCATGGTCAATGTCATCAATACATTTGGAGAGGGTGTGTgtaaagcctga